The following are from one region of the Salvia splendens isolate huo1 chromosome 2, SspV2, whole genome shotgun sequence genome:
- the LOC121778308 gene encoding uncharacterized protein LOC121778308 yields the protein MDGSDSVFPPAGLLTGGNAQDIGTNQPSREASAARRGIGGPRIRGDPQTSTQPIIEPGVADPVSLGFEKIMQRFDTLEFRLEATDRRVDGLEAPILPDPDLPYFSDDTDVIPHRTHREIMASDGDAPRYFNHSRRARGGDVRRRRVDFCAHPRREGWMTSQHHGPAVRRGRTYSRHGSAWDRPQTRFPQELDQGFNGYRHSTSWDPPSHRHTNNTGRMETPRDLDMKAPRFDGSDASNWISRVEYYFDHLQMADEDRLHYVVMLFQPPAAEWIFIYRANNPVITWLEFLEDVRHRFDPQSFRNCAGPLSKLVQTGSVAEYHDAFDRYLNRVQGISEEALIPIFITGLKEPIQEKVELQQPTSLAEAMALALRLASTHEECHPQQFRNKWGGRDSRFIGPSSSSVAPAATSTQQPPAQPKVTVKPGFQPIRVSNAEKAERSRKGLCYHCPEKWVPGHVCKLKVLCYIGEDEQTDGLDESDTGEDPDTVITADLSHLHTLSGTSTSRPFNVIGTIGTTTVSILIDTGSNHDFLHPRVAEQLQLSLTPIRPFRVYVGNGASLICSHIARKTKLSIQGIDFLLDLHIMEIHGPDIVLGMDWLESLGKISADFVGKTLQFSKNGVAVVLHGVQPSPRLISFQSLAMLTAHSTANEFYEIVRIEPGEQVSSNANIGEFPQDTPPAIQAVLDRFRPVFEVPTGLPPQREYDHRIHLLPHSKPINVRPYRYPYFQKNEIERQVREMLEQGIVQRSQSPFSSPVLLIRKKDGSFRFCIDYRALNMATVPDHFPIPTADELFDELGRAKFFTKLDLRSGYHQICMHGADVFKTAFRTHDGHFEFLVMPFGLTNAPSTFQAAMNGIFQPLLRKYVIVFFDDILVYSPTLEDHCSHLEQVLELLQSHQFFVKLSKCSFCSTTVEYLGHLVSDGSLKADPAKIEAMTSWPTPTTVKQLRDFLGLTGYYRRFIANYAMIAAPLTDLLKKEAFLWTNAGDAAFAALKEAMTSAPVLSLPVFDKQFCIETDASDTGIGAVLIQDKHPITYFSKKLGPRRRVASTYHKELYAIVEAVQKWRQYLLGREFIIRSDQKSLKDLLQQVVQTPDQYLYIRKLMGHKFCIEYKKGSTNKAADALSRREEGEDHQLDTGPTESCPEPDRVEQTEAAFLAAVAQPIPERLQRLREETAELPDLRALVDQIGEGIAPAHLSLVDGLIYFNRRILLSPDSKLKRLLLTEHHCTPIAGHPGLDRTFRLLSAGFYWPRMRKDVKRFVDSCAVCQSTKYSTQKPAGLLQPLPIPSQVWEDVSMDFITGLPPSKGYTTIMVVVDRLSKYAHFAPLPAKFDALRVAHLFINTVVRHHGFPRTLVSDRDSVFLNATWEEMLRLSGTKLHFSTAYHPQSDGQTEVRNRGLEQYLRAFTADCQSKWGNFLPWVELALNCFHHAALGTSPFRALYGREPPLLVASPPSAATPPKVADLIRQRGQLLSELRASLLRAQQRMCEVANKHRRHVEFEVGDLVWLKLQPYRQHSVAKPLSVKLSRRSYGPYEVLQRVGPRAAYNFRGEQTSSDPCGVGGVAGLWHDGKPTEHVLVRWSDGTDSPSWEPIEVIKRCFPTLPLEVKEAANPGGVDKIISREGEPPADEEMPATAKKTGKRTQQKKNEGMRRRDR from the exons ATGGACGGCTCGGATAGTGTTTTTCCACCAGCGGGACTGTTGACAGGCGGCAACGCCCAGGACATTGGAACAAATCAGCCCAGTCGTGAGGCATCAGCCGCGCGTCGCGGAATTGGCGGCCCCCGGATACGAGGCGATCCGCAAACCAGCACACAACCGATTATCGAACCAGGTGTCGCGGATCCAGTTTCGCTAGGGTTCGAGAAGATCATGCAGCGCTTTGATACTCTGGAATTTCGCTTGGAAGCAACTGATCGGAGGGTTGACGGTTTGGAGGCTCCAATCCTCCCTGATCCGGATCTACCATACTTTTCAGACGATACGGACGTGATTCCGCATCGCACTCATCGCGAGATTATGGCTTCCGACGGGGATGCCCCCCGGTATTTCAACCACAGCCGTCGCGCTCGTGGTGGGGACGTCCGCCGACGACGAGTGGATTTTTGCGCTCACCCGCGACGGGAGGGATGGATGACTTCTCAACACCACGGCCCTGCTGTTCGTCGAGGCCGCACATACTCCAGACATGGGTCAGCATGGGATAGACCCCAAACCCGTTTCCCTCAGGAGTTGGATCAAGGTTTTAACGGGTACCGCCACTCTACATCATGGGACCCACCCTCACACCGTCATACAAACAACACGGGCAGAATGGAGACGCCGCGGGATCTTGACATGAAAGCTCCCCGTTTCGACGGCTCCGACGCTTCGAATTGGATTTCTAGAGTCGAATATTATTTCGACCATTTACAGATGGCAGATGAAGATCGCCTACACTACGTGGTGATGTTGTTTCAGCCACCGGCGGCGGAATggatttttatttatagagCTAACAACCCGGTCATTACGTGGCTCGAGTTTCTGGAAGATGTCCGCCATAGGTTCGACCCACAGAGCTTTCGTAATTGTGCAGGCCCCTTATCCAAACTGGTACAGACGGGCAGCGTAGCGGAGTATCACGATGCTTTTGATAGATACCTTAATCGGGTGCAGGGTATTTCTGAGGAGGCTCTAATTCCGATCTTCATCACGGGTCTCAAAGAACCCATTCAAGAAAAGGTTGAGTTACAGCAGCCAACTTCCTTGGCAGAAGCAATGGCTTTGGCATTGAGGCTTGCATCGACACACGAGGAGTGTCATCCCCAACAATTCCGGAATAAATGGGGAGGTCGAGATTCTCGCTTCATAGGCCCTAGCAGCAGCTCAGTCGCGCCAGCCGCTACCTCAACTCAGCAGCCACCTGCCCAACCGAAAGTGACAGTTAAACCTGGGTTTCAACCGATTCGGGTCTCGAACGCAGAAAAAGCAGAGCGTTCTCGGAAGGGATTATGCTATCATTGCCCGGAAAAATGGGTACCGGGTCATGTGTGTAAATTGAAGGTCTTGTGCTACATAGGCGAGGACGAGCAGACCGACGGGCTGGATGAGTCCGACACAGGCGAAGACCCGGACACGGTGATCACGGCGGACCTCTCCCATCTCCATACCTTGTCAGGGACCAGCACGTCCCGTCCTTTCAACGTTATAGGCACGATCGGGACGACTACAGTCAGTATCCTCATCGATACAGGGAGCAATCACGATTTCCTGCATCCGAGAGTGGCGGAGCAGTTGCAGTTATCCCTGACTCCGATCCGGCCGTTTCGAGTATATGTGGGCAACGGTGCGTCCCTCATTTGTTCACATATAGCGCGCAAGACAAAACTTTCGATTCAGGGCATCGACTTCCTTCTGGATTTGCACATCATGGAAATTCATGGACCGGATATTGTGCtcggtatggattggttagaaTCATTGGGAAAGATTTCAGCGGATTTTGTAGGAAAAACATTGCAATTTTCAAAGAATGGAGTAGCTGTGGTGTTACACGGGGTGCAACCATCTCCACGTCTTATTTCCTTCCAATCATTGGCTATGCTAACGGCTCATTCTACTGCCAACGAGTTCTATGAGATAGTAAGGATCGAGCCTGGTGAACAAGTGTCAAGCAATGCCAACATCGGAGAATTTCCTCAGGATACACCGCCGGCAATCCAGGCGGTGTTGGACAGGTTCAGGCCGGTATTTGAGGTACCAACGGGGCTGCCACCGCAGCGTGAGTATGATCATCGGATACACCTATTGCCTCATTCGAAGCCTATTAATGTGAGACCTTATAGATATCCCTATTTTCAAAAGAATGAGATTGAAAGGCAGGTGCGGGAAATGCTCGAACAAGGGATTGTCCAACGAAGTCAGAGTCCGTTCTCATCCCCGGTCTTGTTGATTCGAAAGAAGGATGGGTCATTTCGGTTTTGCATTGACTACAGGGCCTTGAACATGGCTACAGTACCGGACCATTTTCCAATCCCGACAGCAGATGAACTCTTTGACGAGCTGGGACGCGCGAAATTTTTTACAAAGCTAGATTTACGGTCCGGGTACCATCAGATTTGCATGCACGGAGCAGACGTGTTTAAGACGGCTTTTCGGACACACGACGGGCATTTCGAGTTTTTGGTGATGCCGTTCGGCCTCACCAATGCCCCGTCAACGTTTCAAGCGGCCATGAACGGGATATTTCAGCCATTGTTGAGGAAGTATGTGATCGTGTTTTTTGACGATATCCTCGTCTACAGCCCCACACTGGAGGACCACTGCTCTCACTTGGAACAGGTGCTCGAGTTATTACAATCCCATCAATTCTTCGTAAAGCTTTCCAAATGTTCATTCTGCAGCACAACGGTGGAGTATTTGGGGCATTTGGTCTCGGATGGTAGCCTCAAAGCTGACCCTGCCAAGATAGAGGCGATGACATCGTGGCCTACGCCTACCACTGTTAAACAACTACGCGATTTTTTGGGCTTAACAGGATATTATCGGCGCTTCATTGCTAATTACGCCATGATCGCGGCACCCCTAACCGATTTGTTAAAGAAGGAGGCTTTTCTATGGACTAACGCAGGGGACGCGGCGTTCGCAGCCCTCAAAGAGGCTATGACTTCGGCCCCGGTTTTGAGTCTACCGGTTTTTGATAAGCAATTTTGCATCGAGACAGACGCTTCGGATACGGGAATTGGAGCAGTGTTGATCCAGGATAAACATCCCATCACTTATTTCAGCAAGAAGCTTGGCCCGCGTCGCCGTGTGGCCTCGACGTATCATAAGGAGCTTTACGCCATAGTGGAGGCAGTTCAGAAGTGGCGGCAGTATCTCCTCGGCCGAGAATTTATTATACGCAGTGACCAGAAGAGCTTAAAGGATCTCCTCCAACAGGTCGTGCAGACCCCGGATCAATATCTTTACATCCGAAAATTAATGGGGCATAAATTCTGTATCGAGTATAAGAAAGGGAGCACCAACAAGGCGGCTGACGCCCTGTCACGGCGCGAGGAAGGCGAGGACCATCAGCTTGATACGGGACCGACCGAGTCCTGCCCTGAGCCAGACCGGGTCGAACAGACTGAGGCAGCGTTTTTGGCGGCAGTAGCACAGCCCATTCCAGAGCGGTTACAGCGGCTACGCGAGGAGACGGCTGAGCTCCCGGATTTGCGCGCGCTGGTGGACCAGATCGGGGAAGGAATAGCCCCTGCACATCTGTCCCTTGTTGACGGCCTAATCTACTTCAATCGTCGGATCCTTCTCAGCCCCGATTCAAAGCTAAAGCGTTTGCTATTGACTGAGCATCACTGCACGCCAATCGCGGGACACCCGGGTCTTGATCGGACCTTTCGTCTTTTATCAGCGGGATTTTATTGGCCTCGAATGCGGAAGGATGTCAAAAGGTTCGTCGATTCCTGTGCGGTATGCCAATCCACGAAATACTCGACACAGAAACCCGCGGGTTTGTTACAACCCCTTCCCATCCCGTCGCAAGTATGGGAGGACGTTTCTATGGACTTCATTACGGGTCTTCCCCCGTCCAAAGGATACACCACGattatggtggtggtggatcgTCTATCCAAATATGCGCATTTTGCGCCATTACCTGCTAAGTTCGACGCCCTACGGGTCGCTCATCTATTCATCAATACAGTGGTACGCCATCATGGATTTCCCAGGACTTTAGTTTCGGACAGGGACTCAGTGTTCTTGAATGCTACTTGGGAGGAAATGTTGCGTTTGAGCGGGACTAAGTTGCACTTCTCTACAGcctatcacccgcaatcggatggccAAACAGAGGTTCGGAATCGCGGCCTCGAACAATACCTTCGAGCTTTTACTGCAGACTGTCAGTCCAAATGGGGAAATTTCCTTCCGTGGGTGGAACTCGCACTCAACTGTTTTCACCATGCGGCATTGGGCACGTCGCCTTTCCGAGCACTTTACGGGCGAGAACCCCCGCTGCTGGTGGCGTCCCCACCTTCGGCTGCAACACCTCCTAAGGTAGCAGATTTGATACGGCAAAGGGGGCAGTTGCTTTCGGAGTTGCGTGCAAGTCTTCTCCGGGCTCAACAACGGATGTGCGAGGTGGCGAATAAGCACAGACGGCACGTCGAATTTGAGGTGGGGGACTTGGTGTGGCTGAAGTTACAACCTTACCGACAGCATTCCGTGGCCAAGCCGCTCTCGGTTAAACTATCCAGGCGTTCCTACGGACCTTATGAAGTCTTGCAGCGCGTGGGTCCG AGAGCTGCCTACAACTTTCGTGGGGAGCAGACCAGTAGCGACCCCTGTGGAGTTGGTGGAGTCGCGGGTTTATGGCACGACGGCAAACCGACGGAGCACGTCCTGGTGCGATGGTCGGACGGGACGGACTCGCCGTCATGGGAGCCAATAGAGGTGATCAAAAGGTGCTTCCCGACTCTCCCCCTTGAGGTCAAGGAGGCTGCTAACCCGGGGGGAGTTGATAAGATCATCTCGAGAGAGGGGGAACCACCTGCGGATGAGGAAATGCCGGCGACGGCCAAGAAGACTGGGAAGCGAACGCAGCAGAAGAAGAACGAGGGGATGCGGAGGCGAGATCGTTGA